The genomic stretch CGCGTTCATTGACGGTGAAGAAATGGAATCTGTCATCTCACGGCTGGCTCAAAAACGCCGACAACATAATGGCATATAATGTCGTCTTTTCAGCAGATGCTGAAAAAGATTTTGATCTTATCTTTGACTTCCTGATCGAGAGCTATGAGCACTTCGGTGAGGCTCCTGACGCCGCGATTGATCGTGCTGAGGAACAACTTCACCATATCATGCAGAGTGCGATGGCTTTATCCCAAGCCCCTTTTGTCGGTACTCTTCACGATCACATCGCGCCGGGCCTTCGGCATGTTACAAGAGAAAAAGCAATTTTCTGGTTTGACGTTGTGGAAAGCAACAATCTAGTGCGCATTCTGGCTGTCTTTTATGGCGGACAGGATCATCATCGGCACATGCTGATCCGACTGATGGGACCGTAAATTTATATTTTCATGATGGTTCATGTTAAGAACTGCATACAAAGAAATCTGACCCTGGGGCTTTTACCCAGCGCCAATAGTCATATATTGGGCTTATGACAGATACCATCACCCTCTCTGACCGGGCGGCCAGGCGCATCACAGAAATTCTCGGCAAGGAAGCTGACGGCGCCATGCTGCGCGTGGCCGTGGATGGTGGCGGCTGTTCCGGCTTTCAATACAGCTTTGACATCGTGCATGACCGGGCACCTGATGATCTCGTGATTGAAAAGGCTGGTGCCGTCGTGCTTGTCGATACCGTTTCGCAGGAATACATGCCCGGTGCTGAAATCGACTTTTCCGACGAGCTGATCGGCGCGGCCTTCAAGATCAATAATCCGTTGGCGACCGCGTCCTGTGGTTGCGGGACATCCTTCTCGATATAAGCCATACTTGAGAGCCCAAGCTGATTCGCGGAGGCGTGCAT from Parvularcula sp. IMCC14364 encodes the following:
- a CDS encoding iron-sulfur cluster assembly accessory protein; translated protein: MTDTITLSDRAARRITEILGKEADGAMLRVAVDGGGCSGFQYSFDIVHDRAPDDLVIEKAGAVVLVDTVSQEYMPGAEIDFSDELIGAAFKINNPLATASCGCGTSFSI
- a CDS encoding type II toxin-antitoxin system RelE/ParE family toxin is translated as MAYNVVFSADAEKDFDLIFDFLIESYEHFGEAPDAAIDRAEEQLHHIMQSAMALSQAPFVGTLHDHIAPGLRHVTREKAIFWFDVVESNNLVRILAVFYGGQDHHRHMLIRLMGP